A stretch of the Sulfurospirillum sp. UCH001 genome encodes the following:
- a CDS encoding metallophosphoesterase, whose protein sequence is MKLAILHLSDAHIKKEKTNNSLFEKEEAIFNAIKNEITHCSNLFIVFTGDIAFTGHKDEYTIANIFFHNISKFLSEYNHSIKINFVFAPGNHDCNFSIGQTVRDIVIKSILEHPSQIDQHVIDICTESQKDYFEFIETFHSEKNINQNISNKLLIRYEFKIDNYSISFNSFNTAWMSQKQEQQAKILFPLNAINQEKIVESQDDLTISIFHHPQHWLTHSNLRNFKEFVDSCSDVVLTGHEHTQSASQTHNISSHKNVEYIEGGTLQDSHDATHSKFNLLLIDLQTKKHDIFIFEWHKSIYNKIANEGIELPLCNKSLFQLNELYSKKISSLPLKLNHPRKENIILEDIYIYPDLRTLEIHNNNKTANAFNKISSRDLLKESPIKKVIIFGKDNAGKTSLAHMLQIKFKEKGLIPLVINGKEIKKINNDKIIENTLTKAFKEQYEIKKNELTTFQQEDKKNIVIIFDDLQYIKFNNQTKGEFIEKFEKLGYTQIIVFSDAELEFEATSESNLAKSLQNFSYYHILEFGHVLRDDLIRKWIILGQERELENDEIAAIRRTKAHAITHTLGLNFIPSYPFYLLTLLQAMEANDTTVDKSSYGHYYQYMIMQYLTNYGEPLENKDLNTIFGYLSMLAFKMFSEKKYILDQIELDEYDLSYKKYIGYTPKLNLQKKILQSHLLVESDYEYKFSHKYLYYYFVAYYFSQNVDDEGITTIIDNMTQRLYRAEFANILMFIFHLSPKKDILGMLNREAKKIFADLEEFSFTQNELLTINNSIHENMTSKLEDRTFEESRRIELEQEEKKDAFIHANHIDDQRDASHNEEIQNLDIFGQINLACKLIDILGEVVKNYAGTLKYEPIYELIQNTYGMGLRSLKRIFIDVEENHELIVRELQNLIDKKGFVTTDKKDDAINKFVFNLATSVATGFIKRISQAIGDPELKSIYNKISKEDPNNIAYKLIEQSINLNFNGGLNSRKIIELYDYLDKEKNSLTSTTLKHLVMAHLYKFDVSADKKMSICRQLDITISPKTEYSKKVGLKT, encoded by the coding sequence ATGAAATTAGCTATTCTCCATCTTAGTGATGCACACATTAAAAAAGAAAAGACGAACAATTCATTATTTGAAAAAGAAGAAGCAATTTTTAATGCAATTAAAAATGAAATAACCCATTGTTCAAATTTATTTATTGTTTTTACTGGAGATATTGCATTCACTGGACACAAAGATGAGTATACAATCGCCAATATTTTTTTTCATAATATTAGTAAATTTTTATCGGAATATAACCATTCTATAAAAATAAACTTTGTTTTTGCTCCAGGGAATCACGATTGTAACTTTTCGATAGGACAAACAGTCAGAGATATTGTGATTAAATCAATTTTGGAACATCCATCACAAATAGACCAACATGTTATTGACATTTGTACAGAATCCCAAAAAGATTATTTTGAATTTATTGAAACATTCCATTCAGAAAAAAATATTAATCAGAATATTTCTAATAAGCTTTTAATACGATACGAGTTTAAAATTGATAATTATTCCATATCATTTAATTCTTTTAATACCGCATGGATGTCACAAAAGCAAGAGCAACAAGCAAAAATATTATTTCCACTAAATGCGATTAATCAAGAAAAAATTGTTGAATCACAGGATGATTTAACAATCTCAATTTTCCATCACCCTCAACACTGGTTAACTCATAGTAATTTAAGAAATTTTAAAGAATTTGTAGACTCATGTAGTGATGTCGTTTTGACAGGGCATGAGCATACACAAAGTGCTTCTCAAACTCATAACATTAGCAGCCATAAAAATGTCGAATATATTGAAGGAGGAACACTACAAGATTCGCATGATGCCACTCATAGTAAATTTAACTTATTACTAATAGATCTACAAACAAAAAAACATGATATTTTTATTTTTGAATGGCATAAGTCTATTTATAATAAAATTGCAAATGAAGGTATTGAGTTACCCTTATGTAATAAATCTCTTTTTCAACTTAACGAACTGTACAGCAAAAAAATATCTTCCTTACCACTTAAACTAAACCACCCAAGAAAAGAAAATATAATTCTTGAAGATATTTATATATATCCTGATCTAAGAACATTAGAAATTCACAACAACAATAAAACTGCAAATGCATTTAATAAAATTTCTTCACGAGACTTATTAAAAGAATCCCCTATAAAAAAAGTGATTATTTTTGGTAAAGATAATGCAGGGAAAACGTCATTAGCTCATATGCTTCAAATTAAATTTAAAGAAAAAGGCTTAATACCATTAGTAATAAATGGAAAAGAAATAAAAAAAATCAATAATGATAAAATCATAGAAAATACGCTTACTAAAGCTTTTAAAGAGCAGTATGAAATTAAAAAGAATGAGTTAACTACCTTTCAACAAGAAGATAAAAAAAATATAGTTATTATTTTTGATGATCTTCAATATATAAAATTCAATAATCAAACAAAAGGAGAATTCATTGAGAAATTTGAAAAATTAGGATATACGCAAATAATTGTATTCTCTGATGCTGAATTAGAGTTTGAAGCAACATCAGAAAGTAATCTTGCTAAATCATTGCAGAATTTTTCATATTATCATATATTAGAGTTTGGCCATGTTTTAAGAGATGATTTAATAAGAAAATGGATAATTTTAGGACAAGAAAGAGAACTTGAAAATGATGAAATAGCAGCTATTAGAAGGACTAAGGCCCATGCAATAACACATACGTTGGGTTTAAATTTTATTCCTTCCTATCCTTTTTACTTACTAACATTGTTACAAGCGATGGAGGCAAATGACACAACTGTAGACAAAAGTTCTTATGGTCACTATTATCAATATATGATAATGCAATATCTTACTAATTATGGTGAGCCATTAGAGAATAAGGATTTAAATACAATTTTTGGATATTTATCAATGTTGGCTTTCAAAATGTTCAGTGAAAAAAAATATATTTTGGATCAAATTGAATTAGACGAATACGATTTGTCTTATAAAAAATATATTGGGTATACACCAAAACTTAATCTTCAAAAAAAAATACTTCAATCCCATTTGCTTGTAGAGTCTGATTATGAATACAAATTTTCTCATAAATATCTTTATTACTATTTTGTTGCATACTATTTTTCACAAAACGTAGATGATGAAGGAATTACAACAATAATTGATAATATGACACAAAGGTTGTATAGAGCCGAATTTGCAAATATTCTAATGTTTATTTTTCATTTATCTCCTAAAAAAGATATCCTGGGAATGCTAAATCGAGAAGCAAAAAAAATTTTTGCAGATCTTGAAGAATTTTCATTTACACAAAATGAATTATTAACGATTAACAATTCTATTCATGAAAATATGACAAGTAAACTTGAGGATAGAACATTTGAAGAATCACGAAGAATCGAACTAGAACAAGAAGAAAAAAAGGATGCTTTTATCCATGCAAATCACATTGATGACCAACGAGATGCAAGCCATAATGAAGAAATTCAAAATTTAGATATTTTTGGACAAATAAATTTAGCATGTAAATTAATTGATATCTTGGGAGAAGTTGTAAAAAATTATGCTGGTACGTTAAAATATGAGCCAATATATGAACTCATTCAAAACACCTATGGAATGGGGTTACGAAGTTTAAAAAGAATATTTATTGATGTTGAAGAAAATCACGAATTAATTGTTCGAGAACTTCAAAATTTGATTGACAAAAAAGGTTTTGTAACTACTGATAAAAAAGATGACGCAATTAATAAATTTGTTTTTAATCTTGCTACATCTGTTGCAACAGGCTTTATTAAAAGAATTTCACAAGCTATTGGGGACCCTGAATTAAAATCAATTTATAATAAAATTTCAAAAGAAGACCCCAATAATATTGCCTATAAATTAATTGAGCAGTCAATAAATCTAAATTTTAATGGGGGATTAAATTCACGTAAAATTATTGAATTATACGATTATCTAGATAAAGAAAAGAATTCTTTGACAAGCACAACTCTCAAACATTTAGTTATGGCGCATTTATATAAATTTGATGTATCTGCTGACAAAAAAATGTCAATTTGTAGACAATTGGATATTACCATATCTCCTAAAACTGAATATAGTAAAAAAGTAGGACTTAAAACATGA
- a CDS encoding heteromeric transposase endonuclease subunit TnsA encodes MPARKIPKNYRSSTGIFQSYKNNLSIAYESLLERDFYLLLEFNQEVVAYEEQPFTIRYLRNNATYKYTPDCLVYFHASNKKLPCVFEIKYSSELKEKKAFFEEKFNQVEQYLLENDMDFKMFTELDVDPTYLANAKLLYSYANLQNQRLLSSILEISSKYGELSLNALLNHISTDRYIQAENLPYIWHLVFQNKLKIDMFSPINNQTMVGLSNA; translated from the coding sequence ATGCCTGCACGAAAAATACCAAAAAACTACCGCTCATCAACAGGTATATTTCAAAGTTATAAAAACAATCTATCTATCGCTTATGAATCATTGCTTGAGAGAGATTTTTACTTATTACTAGAATTTAATCAAGAGGTTGTCGCTTATGAAGAGCAGCCATTCACTATTCGTTATTTGAGAAATAATGCCACATACAAATATACTCCTGATTGCTTGGTCTATTTTCATGCCAGCAACAAAAAACTACCTTGTGTATTTGAAATAAAATATAGCAGTGAACTTAAAGAAAAAAAAGCTTTTTTTGAAGAAAAATTTAACCAAGTTGAACAATATTTATTGGAAAATGATATGGACTTCAAAATGTTTACAGAATTAGATGTGGATCCTACGTATCTTGCTAATGCAAAATTACTGTACTCCTATGCAAATTTGCAAAACCAACGGCTATTATCATCCATTTTAGAAATCAGCTCAAAATATGGAGAACTTTCACTGAATGCGCTTTTAAATCATATCAGTACAGACCGCTATATACAAGCAGAAAATTTGCCATATATATGGCACCTTGTTTTTCAGAATAAACTCAAAATTGATATGTTTAGTCCAATAAATAACCAAACCATGGTAGGACTTTCCAATGCATAA
- a CDS encoding Mu transposase C-terminal domain-containing protein, giving the protein MHKLHYDEGAHVFHNEIEYEIIKVVDLETILVKNIETQEKELLPLHEVSKKNPSTLIVTYSDINEISEKDWDEAKRRLEIIKPFLNTQKTKTILEEHAKKFNLHVSTLYRWIDEYQKSDLLVSLVPKHSLKGAKGSIRINEETELITKKTIEDLYLSKQKYSAKKTYRAIVQRCKNARIDPPSENTVRSRIKDISAKEKMKYRESARLADRKYRNTDGMFPAGKYPLDFVQIDHTPMDIIVVDEVYGKPIGRPYLTIGIDVYSRMITGFFISLDEPSYFSVAQCLTQSILPKEKYLRSLEIPGSWNLWGIPKTIGLDNASEFRGKDLQRACEYHGIEINWRPVARPQFGGHIERLIGTTMGEVHTLPGSTFSNIQQRGEYKSDKEATMTLSALEKWFTDYIVNVYHKELHSGIKCSPEKKYEFGIFGSDTILGRGIPERILDEDNLKISFLPTVERSIQQTGVKIDNIQYYADSLRRWIKAKNKDNKARKFIFKRDLRDISTIWFYDPDIKEYFPIPYRNISYPPISIWDLRAIKKYLDDQNVVDYDEMAIFTAYDRMKKIEEASASTVKSIRRKHVAQKNRAVKQKFDNLPKITTQKTVVPIPEENAPSLHNVQKKIEPFEDIEIL; this is encoded by the coding sequence ATGCATAAATTACATTACGATGAAGGTGCACATGTATTTCACAATGAAATTGAGTACGAAATCATCAAAGTCGTTGACCTTGAAACAATTCTTGTAAAGAACATTGAAACACAAGAAAAAGAGCTACTGCCTTTACATGAAGTCTCTAAAAAAAATCCTTCTACTCTTATTGTTACATATAGTGATATTAATGAAATTTCTGAAAAAGATTGGGATGAAGCAAAACGAAGATTAGAAATCATAAAGCCATTTTTAAATACACAAAAAACTAAAACCATCTTAGAAGAGCATGCTAAAAAATTTAATTTACATGTCAGTACTTTATATCGTTGGATTGATGAATATCAGAAATCAGATCTTTTAGTTTCTTTAGTTCCTAAACATAGCTTGAAAGGAGCAAAAGGTTCTATTCGTATTAACGAAGAGACCGAACTCATTACTAAAAAAACGATTGAAGACTTGTATCTATCAAAACAAAAATATTCCGCAAAAAAAACGTACCGTGCCATTGTACAAAGATGTAAAAACGCCAGAATAGATCCACCAAGTGAGAATACTGTTAGATCAAGAATAAAAGATATTTCAGCCAAAGAAAAAATGAAGTACCGTGAAAGTGCAAGACTTGCCGATCGAAAATATCGCAATACGGATGGAATGTTTCCTGCAGGTAAATACCCTTTGGATTTTGTTCAAATTGATCATACACCCATGGACATTATTGTTGTCGATGAAGTTTATGGTAAGCCTATAGGAAGACCTTATCTCACAATAGGTATTGATGTTTATAGCCGTATGATAACAGGCTTTTTTATCAGTTTAGATGAACCTAGTTATTTCTCTGTTGCTCAATGTTTAACACAATCTATCCTACCCAAAGAAAAATATTTAAGAAGTTTGGAAATTCCAGGGAGCTGGAACCTATGGGGAATTCCCAAAACTATTGGACTTGATAATGCAAGTGAATTTAGAGGTAAAGACTTACAAAGAGCTTGTGAATATCATGGTATTGAAATCAATTGGCGACCTGTAGCAAGACCTCAGTTTGGAGGGCATATTGAGCGTCTTATTGGCACTACAATGGGCGAAGTTCATACGTTACCTGGTTCGACATTTTCCAATATACAACAACGAGGAGAATATAAATCAGATAAAGAAGCTACGATGACGCTTTCTGCATTAGAAAAATGGTTTACAGACTACATTGTGAATGTATATCATAAAGAACTGCACAGCGGCATCAAATGTTCTCCTGAAAAAAAATATGAATTTGGGATTTTTGGAAGTGATACAATACTAGGCAGAGGAATCCCCGAGAGAATCCTTGATGAAGATAATCTCAAAATATCTTTTTTGCCAACAGTTGAGAGAAGTATCCAGCAAACAGGTGTTAAAATTGACAATATTCAATATTATGCTGATTCTCTTCGTCGATGGATTAAAGCCAAGAACAAAGACAATAAAGCAAGAAAATTTATTTTTAAAAGAGATCTAAGAGATATCAGCACTATTTGGTTTTATGATCCTGACATTAAAGAGTATTTTCCAATTCCTTACCGAAATATTTCATATCCTCCAATCTCTATATGGGATCTGCGTGCCATTAAAAAATATCTTGATGATCAAAATGTAGTGGACTATGATGAAATGGCTATTTTTACTGCCTATGATAGAATGAAAAAAATTGAAGAAGCATCAGCTTCTACAGTAAAAAGTATTCGCAGAAAACATGTTGCGCAAAAGAATAGAGCCGTTAAACAAAAATTTGACAACCTACCTAAAATAACAACCCAAAAAACTGTAGTACCAATCCCTGAAGAAAATGCTCCTTCTTTGCATAATGTACAAAAAAAAATTGAGCCATTTGAGGACATCGAAATTTTATAA
- a CDS encoding TniB family NTP-binding protein, with the protein MQNTNLLPAVRDVLNFSNEERCLFILKERWFPYPIAKNILNELEFHLKHPKKSRMPGRLIVGGTNNGKTSIINKFIRSHQPYDDENVKIIPVISAKAPESSSISDLYGVLLYQLGIPYRNTDRVNKKREQVQEIFALCQIKMLIIDELHNILVASVPKQKAFMVALKNLSNELMMPIILVGTADALHAINSDAQLSNRFSPLVLPRWQYTDDYKTLLASIEATLPLHKESNIATSEEIALYILDQSEGYIGEIIDFVNYAARYAIENKIEKINMDSLKNCGFVKPSMRKNIANLIDI; encoded by the coding sequence TTGCAAAATACGAACCTTCTTCCAGCCGTTCGAGATGTATTGAATTTCTCGAATGAAGAGCGATGCCTTTTTATTCTAAAAGAAAGATGGTTTCCCTATCCCATTGCCAAAAATATACTCAATGAATTAGAATTTCATTTAAAACACCCTAAAAAAAGTAGAATGCCTGGCCGTCTTATCGTTGGAGGCACTAACAATGGTAAAACTTCTATTATTAATAAATTTATTAGAAGTCATCAACCATATGACGATGAAAATGTCAAAATCATTCCTGTCATATCAGCTAAAGCTCCTGAGAGCTCTAGCATATCTGATTTATATGGAGTGCTTTTATATCAATTAGGTATCCCTTACCGAAACACTGATCGAGTGAATAAAAAGCGTGAACAAGTACAAGAGATATTTGCATTATGTCAAATTAAAATGCTCATTATTGATGAATTACATAATATTTTAGTGGCCTCTGTTCCCAAACAAAAAGCATTTATGGTTGCACTAAAAAATTTAAGTAACGAGTTAATGATGCCAATCATATTAGTAGGTACAGCAGATGCTTTGCATGCTATTAACTCAGATGCACAACTTAGTAATCGTTTTTCGCCCTTAGTCCTTCCAAGATGGCAATATACCGATGATTATAAAACATTACTTGCAAGTATTGAAGCGACACTTCCTTTGCACAAAGAATCCAATATAGCTACCTCAGAAGAAATTGCACTCTATATTCTAGACCAATCAGAAGGCTATATTGGTGAAATTATTGATTTCGTCAATTATGCAGCACGCTATGCTATTGAAAATAAAATTGAAAAAATAAATATGGATTCTCTGAAAAACTGTGGGTTTGTAAAACCTTCCATGCGAAAAAATATTGCAAATTTAATTGACATATGA
- a CDS encoding TniQ family protein produces MNDKEFVIHPPPQHNELLSSWLVRVARANDVATTSFTNMHFKEFQKNILWQRDLDIWCPESLLDKLANKSHLPKQQIFDMTLKSYEGKLRRKIHGKNRTHFIQSLGNYAHIKRNGGLRFCPLCLANDLIPYFRKEWRLSFYTACLEHKCFLLNRCPNCNSPLTLSKSYQEKDFTFCYKCGMDLKKINIIQEKDCKLEAIIVLMKVLNNGWGNKLGQTVQSIEYFDFLKQLNKMIYLWENTEEISEKILFSKPLIKSAGYEDFLSSREQHSLYLASYHLISSTSNFQQYIQKNKIYDCYIYKDI; encoded by the coding sequence TTGAATGATAAAGAATTTGTCATTCATCCTCCTCCTCAACACAATGAGCTTCTGTCTTCATGGCTTGTTAGAGTTGCTAGAGCCAATGATGTTGCAACAACATCTTTCACCAATATGCATTTTAAAGAATTTCAAAAAAATATATTATGGCAAAGAGATTTGGACATCTGGTGTCCAGAAAGCTTATTGGATAAATTAGCGAATAAAAGCCACCTTCCAAAACAGCAAATATTTGACATGACACTTAAAAGCTATGAAGGGAAATTACGGCGCAAAATACATGGAAAAAATCGAACTCATTTTATTCAATCTTTAGGCAATTATGCTCATATTAAACGAAATGGTGGATTACGCTTTTGTCCCTTATGTTTAGCAAATGATTTAATCCCTTACTTTAGGAAAGAGTGGCGATTGTCATTTTATACAGCATGTTTAGAACATAAATGCTTTTTATTAAATAGATGTCCAAATTGTAATTCTCCTTTAACACTTTCTAAAAGTTATCAAGAAAAAGATTTTACATTTTGTTATAAGTGTGGGATGGACCTGAAAAAGATCAATATAATCCAAGAAAAAGATTGTAAACTAGAAGCTATTATTGTATTAATGAAAGTTCTTAACAATGGATGGGGAAATAAACTTGGTCAAACAGTACAATCCATTGAGTATTTTGATTTTTTGAAGCAACTTAATAAAATGATTTACTTATGGGAAAATACAGAAGAGATTTCTGAAAAAATTTTATTTTCTAAGCCACTGATTAAAAGTGCGGGGTATGAGGATTTTTTATCTAGTAGAGAACAACATTCACTTTATTTAGCTTCATATCATTTAATATCTTCTACTAGTAATTTTCAACAATATATTCAAAAAAATAAAATTTATGATTGCTACATATATAAAGATATATAA
- a CDS encoding ATP-binding protein codes for MLLQYVKIKLFSIFASFFAYDRGSSQSRAGEIALAHNGILFFDEFPNFSKTVLESLREPLEDHRVLISRVNTKISYATKFLFAAAQNPCPCGNLFSQTHECRCSEVEINRYKSKISEPIMDRIDLYIQMSEEHSKEKGLSSEEMLKQVLKAFIMQKKRGQKELNGKLDEHDTMRFCVLETKAHESLEMAQNRLGLSQRSMHKVLRIARSIADLAQSEQILQEHLLEALSFRKR; via the coding sequence ATGTTGTTACAATATGTAAAAATCAAGCTATTTTCCATATTCGCATCTTTCTTTGCATATGACAGGGGAAGCTCACAAAGTAGAGCGGGTGAAATTGCCCTCGCGCATAATGGCATTTTATTTTTCGACGAATTTCCTAACTTTTCAAAAACGGTTTTAGAAAGTCTAAGAGAGCCTCTAGAAGATCATCGCGTTCTCATCTCACGCGTCAATACAAAAATAAGCTACGCGACTAAATTTCTCTTTGCAGCAGCACAAAACCCTTGTCCTTGTGGTAACCTTTTTAGCCAGACCCATGAATGTCGTTGCAGTGAGGTGGAAATTAACCGTTATAAATCAAAAATTTCTGAACCTATTATGGATAGGATTGATCTTTACATTCAAATGAGTGAAGAACACTCTAAAGAAAAAGGGCTAAGCTCAGAAGAAATGCTCAAACAAGTACTCAAAGCTTTTATCATGCAAAAAAAACGTGGACAAAAAGAACTGAATGGTAAACTTGATGAACATGACACGATGCGTTTTTGTGTACTTGAAACAAAAGCACATGAAAGCTTGGAAATGGCGCAAAACCGTTTGGGTCTTAGTCAGCGCAGTATGCACAAAGTGCTTCGTATAGCACGCTCCATTGCTGATTTGGCACAAAGTGAGCAGATTTTGCAAGAACATCTTTTAGAAGCTCTTAGTTTTCGTAAACGTTAG
- a CDS encoding bifunctional ADP-dependent NAD(P)H-hydrate dehydratase/NAD(P)H-hydrate epimerase, translated as MRYVYEETSSLDERCYATFGLTPEILMEHAGVALARAVKKRLTRKKSALFVCGMGNNGADGIVAARMLHGPYTVSIYMPYELKSGLAKLQLERAQKVGVVIVNELIDADIYVDALFGAGLNRPLDKTTCHLIETLNAKEGYKIACDIPSGILSNLTLSPTVFKADETITMGALKLGLFNDNVKDNVGKINVANLGIARKQYEVPSTTVLLQKSDLKLPFREQKNSNKGSFGHVAIVQGSKEGAAHLAGMGAFHFGAGLVTLVGEKNKKLPEYLMSSRTLPKNANVIVAGMGLEMPFDEEAITSLLLGNTLPLVIDASLSHHPLVTKVITSKKPVVLTPHPKEFSSLLELLCKEKISVEAIQSNRFEHAKRFSLAFPHVVLLLKGANTIIAHNRQLFINTYGTQALAKGGSGDVLAGMIGALIAQGYSLKDAAIHASLAHALVSRKFMGNNFAFTPIDICKGLKWL; from the coding sequence ATGCGTTATGTTTATGAAGAAACCAGTAGTTTGGATGAGCGTTGTTACGCTACATTTGGATTAACCCCTGAGATTTTGATGGAACATGCAGGAGTTGCACTTGCACGTGCTGTAAAAAAGAGGCTTACACGTAAAAAAAGTGCTCTATTTGTATGTGGCATGGGCAATAATGGCGCAGATGGCATTGTTGCAGCACGTATGCTTCATGGTCCTTACACTGTGAGTATCTACATGCCCTATGAACTCAAATCAGGACTTGCAAAACTTCAATTAGAGCGCGCGCAAAAAGTGGGTGTTGTCATCGTCAATGAACTGATTGATGCTGATATTTACGTTGATGCACTCTTTGGTGCAGGGCTCAATCGCCCTTTAGATAAGACAACCTGTCACCTTATTGAAACACTCAATGCCAAAGAAGGCTACAAAATAGCGTGTGATATTCCTAGTGGCATTCTGAGCAATTTAACACTTAGTCCAACCGTTTTTAAAGCTGATGAGACAATAACCATGGGTGCCTTAAAATTAGGGCTTTTCAACGATAATGTCAAAGACAATGTGGGCAAGATCAACGTTGCCAATTTAGGTATTGCACGAAAACAGTATGAAGTTCCAAGCACCACTGTGTTACTTCAAAAGAGTGACCTTAAATTGCCATTTAGAGAACAAAAAAATAGTAATAAAGGCTCGTTCGGACACGTTGCCATTGTTCAAGGCTCTAAAGAAGGAGCTGCACACCTTGCAGGCATGGGAGCATTTCATTTTGGCGCAGGATTAGTAACGCTTGTCGGTGAAAAAAACAAAAAATTGCCTGAGTATTTGATGAGCAGTAGGACTTTGCCTAAAAACGCTAATGTTATCGTGGCAGGAATGGGGCTTGAAATGCCTTTTGATGAAGAAGCCATTACATCACTACTCCTTGGCAATACGTTACCCCTTGTGATTGACGCCTCTTTGTCACATCATCCACTCGTTACGAAAGTCATTACGTCTAAAAAGCCTGTCGTTTTAACGCCACATCCTAAAGAGTTTAGCTCTCTTTTAGAGCTTCTCTGTAAAGAGAAAATTAGCGTTGAAGCGATCCAATCCAACCGCTTTGAACACGCTAAACGCTTTAGCCTTGCATTTCCTCATGTGGTACTTCTTCTCAAAGGTGCCAATACTATCATTGCACACAATAGGCAGCTTTTCATCAACACCTATGGTACACAAGCATTAGCCAAAGGTGGCAGTGGCGATGTCTTAGCTGGGATGATAGGAGCACTTATCGCTCAAGGCTATAGTTTAAAAGATGCAGCCATCCATGCATCATTAGCACATGCACTCGTTTCTCGTAAATTTATGGGCAACAATTTTGCATTCACTCCGATAGATATTTGTAAAGGTCTTAAATGGTTATAA
- the purN gene encoding phosphoribosylglycinamide formyltransferase, whose product MVIKKIAILFSGTGSNLEKLLASLHNKVFEHCKIEVATTICNRPNAEGIEKSRNYGIEPVIIDHTRYESREAFDKALVEAIHNSGAELTVLAGFMRFLTPYFTKHVKAINLHPSLLPLFKGGNAIKESFDSPMKVAGISVHYVSEELDGGEIIAQRCFEKNSEMSFEDFEEKIHALEHELLPETVKNLLNRNENE is encoded by the coding sequence ATGGTTATAAAAAAAATCGCTATTTTATTTAGTGGCACAGGCAGTAATTTAGAAAAATTACTGGCATCTTTGCACAACAAAGTCTTTGAACATTGTAAGATTGAAGTTGCCACAACAATCTGCAATCGCCCCAATGCAGAAGGCATTGAAAAGTCACGAAATTACGGCATTGAGCCAGTCATTATCGATCATACACGTTATGAAAGTCGTGAAGCCTTCGATAAAGCCCTTGTAGAGGCCATTCATAACAGTGGCGCTGAGCTGACTGTCCTTGCAGGATTTATGCGCTTTTTAACTCCTTATTTCACAAAACATGTTAAAGCCATCAATTTACATCCTTCACTCCTTCCCCTTTTTAAGGGCGGCAATGCTATAAAGGAAAGCTTTGATTCACCCATGAAAGTTGCTGGCATCAGTGTGCATTATGTCAGCGAAGAGCTGGACGGTGGTGAGATCATCGCACAACGCTGTTTTGAAAAAAATTCAGAGATGAGTTTTGAAGATTTTGAAGAAAAAATCCATGCTTTAGAGCATGAGCTCCTACCTGAAACCGTTAAAAATTTACTCAATAGGAACGAAAATGAATGA